From the genome of Amphiura filiformis unplaced genomic scaffold, Afil_fr2py scaffold_21, whole genome shotgun sequence, one region includes:
- the LOC140143391 gene encoding putative uncharacterized protein C7orf78 encodes MTAAMVQLSSMTPNSTTTSARSKFPPLRTASSCNTNYAEKEFSFPGKSKFKAGQDLLLTRSDSYTIRKPHQEDDIWRRPPPNFCPQSYAAKPPKRNSQESMKPWKYGTYPGHYKNRMKKEKVVSLPKALQPERPKSTKLVNRFKILDSFEAKCLFVSEGMHQKEKYANPKQHDFRQYPPLGPLGLPEFDTSDNHDPYNINFKSNNLDTIHGMRPVTPGHRFKGRQMGQAMESQVTYEPDLILPKGKWPLPGEEFTRHRQRNRSPHAALLGRIEDTLNEQWAQEKAEKERRQKEKEQQEKERKFHEDIQRKLEAHEAQEWRRTGPGGWSARSSQYQGRDRTRAKEELSDSSGSSTLQTLSDGSSDFS; translated from the exons ATGACCGCAGCCATGGTCCAGCTAAGCTCAATGACGCCAAACAGTACAACAACCTCTGCAAGAAGCAAATTCCCGCCTCTCCGAACTGCCAGTAGTTGCAACACCAACTACGCCGAAAAAGAATTCAGTTTTCCTGGCAAAAGTAAATTCAAAGCTGGTCAAGATCTTTTATTAACAAGAAGCGACTCTTACACCATCCGTAAACCTCACCAAGAAGATGACATATGGCGGAGACCTCCTCCAAATTTCTGTCCGCAAAGTTATGCAGCAAAACCACCAAAAAGAAACTCACAGGAAAGCATGAAACCGTGGAAATACGGGACATATCCGGGACACTATAAGAATCGAATGAAGAAAGAGAAAGTGGTGTCTCTTCCAAAAGCTCTGCAACCAGAGAGACCAAAAAGTACTAAGCTGGTGAACAGATTTAAGATATTGGATTCCTTTGAGGCAAAGTGTTTGTTTGTCAGTGAAGGCATGCACCAGAAGGAAAAATATGCAAATCCTAAACAACATGATTTTAGACAG tACCCTCCATTAGGACCACTAGGATTACCAGAATTCGACACCTCCGACAATCATGACCCCTACAACATTAATTTCAAGAGCAACAACTTAGATACAA TTCATGGTATGCGTCCAGTGACTCCAGGCCATAGATTCAAAGGCAGACAAATGGGCCAAGCAATGGAGTCCCAAGTTACTTACGAACCGGACTTAATATTACCTAAAGGAAAATGGCCTCTTCCTGGAGAAGAATTTACA CGTCATCGACAAAGGAATCGATCTCCACATGCGGCCTTGCTGGGACGTATCGAAGATACTCTGAACGAACAATGGGCGCAAGAAAAGGCTGAAAAGGAAAGGCGACAAAAAGAAAAGGAACAacaggagaaagaaagaaaattccaTGAGGATATTCAAAGAAAATTAGAGGCCCACGAAGCGCAGGAATGGAGGCGAACAGGTCCAGGGGGTTGGAGCGCTAGAAGTTCGCAATATCAAGGGCGTGATAGAACTAGAGCAAAGGAGGAACTTTCCGATAGCTCGGGTAGTAGTACCTTACAAACTTTATCTGACGGATCTTCAGACTTCAGTTAA